In Bradyrhizobium lablabi, one DNA window encodes the following:
- a CDS encoding TetR/AcrR family transcriptional regulator yields the protein MVRKSASKATAPRKPNLREAILCAAEELFATNGFNAVSVRDIAQAAGANPGSVTYHFKTKDGLLLEIYRRHCGPMNRRRSELLAAAMRVRDLQDRLEAIVRAYVLPAFSSGSDLAGGGARFTRLRAVMSAEGNEVARRIIAQTFDDTSHAFIDAIHESLPHIPRNEIVWRSHFLLGALYYSLVTPERVSRLSRGGADGADAGNAIEQLVHATVASLQAPALDQPEALRRRSAVSAKN from the coding sequence ATGGTCCGCAAGTCCGCCAGCAAGGCCACCGCACCCCGCAAGCCGAATCTGCGGGAGGCGATCCTGTGCGCCGCGGAAGAGTTGTTCGCGACCAACGGCTTCAACGCCGTTTCGGTTCGGGACATTGCGCAGGCAGCGGGCGCCAATCCCGGCAGCGTGACCTATCATTTCAAGACCAAGGACGGACTGCTTCTCGAAATCTACCGCCGTCACTGCGGGCCGATGAACCGCAGGCGCTCCGAACTGCTGGCCGCCGCCATGCGGGTGCGCGATCTGCAGGACAGGCTCGAGGCGATCGTCCGCGCCTATGTGCTGCCCGCATTCTCCTCGGGCAGCGATCTCGCAGGCGGAGGCGCGCGGTTCACACGGCTCCGCGCGGTGATGTCGGCTGAGGGAAACGAAGTCGCGCGGCGCATTATCGCGCAGACGTTTGATGACACCAGCCACGCCTTTATCGATGCGATCCACGAGAGCCTGCCGCACATTCCGCGTAACGAGATCGTCTGGCGCAGCCACTTCCTGCTCGGCGCGCTCTACTACTCGCTGGTGACGCCCGAACGCGTCTCTCGCCTGTCGAGGGGTGGCGCGGATGGCGCTGATGCGGGAAATGCCATCGAGCAGCTGGTGCATGCGACGGTCGCTTCACTCCAGGCGCCCGCGCTTGATCAGCCGGAGGCGCTGCGTCGAAGATCTGCCGTGTCAGCCAAGAACTGA
- a CDS encoding Bug family tripartite tricarboxylate transporter substrate binding protein, with protein sequence MPGLIKKFGYLVAGAALVLVSAGANAEDFPNRPVHILVPYAAGGAVDVLARTVGQSLGKIWGKQPVIENRPGAGGIIASQALTQAAADGYTLILVASGHPLNQFIYPSLPYDTSKDFTAISEVASSPLAIMVSTKSPYANLGDLLAAARKDPDALSYGMSGNGTSAHLAGELLKYMAKAKIVAVPYKGGTPALTAVIAGDIPISINPLAEAVGQIGQGGPLRAIAVTSAERSKMLPEVPTVAESGVPGYDVSVWWGFLGPAHMPPELVTKLETDLKAALHDPNVLTTLEKIGATPVGSTSKEFDAFMHAEVTKWEPVLKAANIRAQ encoded by the coding sequence ATGCCGGGCTTGATCAAGAAATTCGGCTATCTCGTCGCGGGCGCAGCCCTGGTGCTGGTTAGCGCCGGCGCGAATGCCGAAGATTTCCCGAACCGGCCCGTCCACATTTTGGTGCCTTACGCGGCGGGCGGCGCGGTGGACGTGCTGGCGCGCACCGTCGGTCAGTCGCTGGGAAAGATCTGGGGCAAGCAGCCGGTCATTGAGAACCGCCCCGGGGCCGGCGGGATCATCGCGTCGCAGGCGCTGACGCAAGCGGCTGCGGATGGCTATACGTTGATCCTGGTCGCGAGCGGGCACCCGCTCAATCAGTTCATCTACCCCAGCCTGCCCTACGACACGTCAAAAGATTTTACCGCAATCAGCGAGGTCGCCTCGTCGCCGCTCGCGATCATGGTCTCGACGAAAAGCCCGTATGCCAATCTTGGGGATCTGCTCGCGGCCGCCCGGAAAGACCCCGACGCCCTGTCCTATGGGATGTCGGGCAATGGAACGTCCGCGCATCTCGCCGGCGAACTGTTGAAGTACATGGCCAAGGCCAAGATTGTCGCCGTGCCCTACAAGGGCGGAACGCCGGCGCTGACCGCCGTGATCGCCGGCGACATTCCCATCAGCATCAATCCGCTTGCGGAGGCCGTCGGCCAGATCGGACAAGGTGGCCCATTACGCGCAATTGCGGTGACCTCGGCGGAGCGTTCGAAGATGTTACCCGAGGTTCCGACCGTGGCGGAGTCCGGTGTCCCCGGCTACGACGTTTCGGTGTGGTGGGGATTTCTTGGACCCGCGCACATGCCGCCCGAGTTGGTCACAAAACTCGAGACCGATCTGAAAGCGGCCTTGCACGACCCGAACGTGCTGACGACTCTGGAAAAGATCGGCGCAACGCCGGTGGGCAGCACCTCCAAGGAATTCGACGCGTTCATGCACGCGGAAGTGACAAAATGGGAGCCGGTGCTGAAGGCGGCAAATATTCGCGCGCAGTGA
- a CDS encoding transporter substrate-binding domain-containing protein: MSASQLFRSILHPGCVIRSAFVVAILTGVLGALGVHAGDEKDLLAPTGSLRVGVYRGSPTSMVVDPATGQTHGLAYDLGQEFARRLNVPAKYVTFQRVADVVTAIKNNEVDFTVTNATPARAEDVSFSPHLISVELGYLVPATSPINRADELDRPGIRIGVTKGSTSERTLPAKFKNAKIVAAENVRVAIEMLNRGEIDSYATNKPTLFEMSDSMPGAHVLDGNWGLEHMAIAIPRGREQGLPFVADFVREAQANGQLKKTAQQAGLRGAVKAEP; encoded by the coding sequence ATGTCAGCATCCCAACTATTTCGCTCGATCCTGCATCCTGGCTGCGTTATTCGAAGCGCGTTCGTCGTCGCCATCCTCACCGGCGTGCTGGGCGCGCTTGGCGTCCACGCGGGCGACGAGAAAGACCTGCTCGCCCCCACGGGCAGTCTGCGCGTCGGCGTTTATCGCGGCAGCCCGACCTCGATGGTCGTCGACCCCGCCACCGGGCAAACCCATGGCCTCGCTTACGATCTTGGACAGGAGTTCGCGAGGCGCCTGAACGTGCCCGCGAAATACGTAACCTTCCAACGTGTTGCGGATGTCGTAACCGCGATCAAGAACAATGAGGTCGACTTCACCGTCACCAATGCGACGCCCGCCCGGGCGGAAGATGTCAGCTTCAGCCCGCATTTGATATCCGTCGAGCTCGGCTATCTCGTTCCCGCCACGTCTCCGATCAACCGAGCTGATGAGCTGGATCGGCCGGGCATCCGTATCGGGGTTACCAAGGGCAGTACATCGGAGCGCACGCTGCCGGCCAAATTCAAGAACGCAAAAATCGTTGCCGCCGAGAATGTCAGGGTGGCGATCGAGATGCTGAACCGCGGTGAAATCGACAGCTACGCCACCAACAAGCCGACGCTGTTCGAAATGTCGGATTCGATGCCGGGCGCACATGTGCTGGATGGCAATTGGGGCCTGGAGCACATGGCGATCGCCATTCCCAGGGGACGCGAGCAAGGCTTGCCGTTCGTTGCAGACTTTGTACGGGAGGCACAAGCCAACGGACAGCTGAAGAAGACGGCGCAGCAAGCGGGATTAAGGGGCGCCGTCAAAGCAGAGCCCTAG
- a CDS encoding methyltransferase family protein gives MVVKSASVDDSAAEAEIHPMKSPYAIIAYCSWLVLGLVWLPGYFMSKNTANVPSLAMQIPASALLAIGFVFLLSPWPRSLNVAVTPQDAFFGIIGVALDLAGVGFAIWARLALGANWSGLVVTMKQAHELVQTGPYALVRHPIYTGILLAMIGTALTRGTLASYIGVAAGFVAIMIRVGIEEQLMGNRFGEAHQTYRRRTWKLIPFVW, from the coding sequence GTGGTCGTCAAGTCAGCTTCCGTTGACGACAGCGCGGCGGAGGCCGAAATTCACCCCATGAAATCGCCATACGCCATCATTGCATACTGTTCGTGGCTAGTGCTCGGGCTGGTTTGGCTGCCGGGCTACTTCATGAGCAAGAACACTGCCAATGTGCCCAGTCTGGCCATGCAGATTCCGGCTTCGGCCCTCCTCGCTATCGGCTTTGTTTTCCTGCTTAGTCCATGGCCTCGTTCTCTGAACGTGGCGGTCACGCCCCAGGATGCGTTTTTTGGAATAATCGGCGTCGCGCTCGATTTGGCCGGGGTCGGTTTTGCCATCTGGGCCCGCCTCGCCCTTGGGGCCAACTGGTCAGGATTGGTCGTGACGATGAAACAGGCGCACGAACTCGTTCAAACCGGTCCGTATGCCCTCGTACGCCATCCGATCTATACCGGGATTCTGCTCGCAATGATCGGCACGGCGCTGACGCGTGGAACATTGGCGAGCTACATCGGCGTTGCAGCAGGCTTTGTCGCCATCATGATCCGCGTCGGCATCGAGGAACAACTGATGGGCAATCGGTTCGGCGAGGCACACCAGACGTACCGGCGGCGAACCTGGAAGCTGATCCCGTTCGTGTGGTGA
- a CDS encoding MFS transporter: MSALARPAAFAPFLIRNYRFQWPADLLTSWAFEMETLILGWYVLVETRSVLLLTVFASLSYVGTLIAPVFGVVGDRIGHRDLLAMMRATYATLSATLMTLALTGYLTPLYVFIIVAIMGLVRPSDLGVRGALVATIMPHDQLIGAISVSRTTMDTARIAGALSGAGLFASLGIGPAYVAIFSLYVVSTVLTLCVVAPAKPFPADEVAGGALRRSPLRDLREGWAYVWTTPRMRAAIWIAFLANLTAYPLSNGLLPYVAREIYGTDQTGLGYLSASFAIGSLAGSVLLSFVGGVPVARLMIGATAAWYAALLVFAQMQSMPTAIACLMLAGFSQSLTMISIAVILMRTAAEHFRGRVMGVRMLVIYSLPLGLLASGSLIDAIGFAATGTLYAATGLALMLVIALHWRADLWHLHAPANAK, translated from the coding sequence TTGAGCGCGCTCGCGCGGCCTGCCGCGTTCGCACCCTTCCTTATCAGGAATTACCGTTTCCAGTGGCCTGCCGATCTCCTGACATCGTGGGCCTTCGAGATGGAGACGCTCATTCTCGGGTGGTATGTGCTGGTCGAGACCCGATCGGTGCTGCTGTTGACCGTGTTCGCGTCGCTCAGTTATGTGGGCACACTGATCGCGCCGGTGTTCGGCGTGGTCGGTGACCGCATCGGTCACCGCGACCTGCTCGCCATGATGCGCGCGACCTATGCGACGCTGTCGGCGACGCTGATGACGCTGGCGCTGACGGGGTATCTGACCCCGCTTTACGTATTCATCATCGTGGCGATCATGGGCCTGGTGCGGCCGTCCGATCTCGGCGTGCGCGGCGCGCTGGTTGCCACCATCATGCCGCATGACCAATTGATCGGCGCCATCAGCGTTTCCAGAACCACGATGGATACCGCGCGGATCGCGGGCGCGCTGAGCGGCGCCGGATTGTTCGCATCCCTCGGCATCGGGCCGGCCTATGTAGCGATCTTCAGCCTCTACGTCGTCAGCACCGTGCTGACGCTGTGCGTCGTGGCGCCCGCAAAGCCGTTTCCTGCCGATGAAGTGGCCGGCGGCGCGCTACGGCGATCGCCGCTGCGCGACCTCAGGGAGGGTTGGGCCTATGTCTGGACCACGCCGCGGATGCGGGCCGCGATCTGGATCGCGTTCCTCGCCAACCTGACCGCCTATCCCCTGTCCAACGGATTGCTGCCTTATGTCGCGCGCGAGATTTACGGCACCGACCAGACCGGGCTCGGTTATCTCTCGGCGAGTTTTGCCATCGGCTCGCTCGCAGGCTCGGTCCTGCTGAGTTTTGTGGGCGGCGTCCCGGTGGCGCGGCTGATGATCGGCGCGACGGCTGCGTGGTACGCCGCACTTCTGGTGTTTGCGCAGATGCAATCGATGCCAACCGCGATCGCCTGCCTGATGCTGGCGGGTTTTTCGCAGAGCCTGACCATGATCTCGATCGCGGTGATCCTGATGCGGACCGCGGCCGAGCATTTTCGCGGCCGGGTGATGGGGGTGCGCATGCTCGTGATCTACAGCCTGCCGCTCGGCCTCTTGGCCTCCGGCAGCCTGATCGACGCGATCGGCTTCGCCGCGACCGGCACGCTCTATGCGGCGACAGGGCTGGCGCTGATGCTCGTGATTGCGCTGCATTGGCGCGCGGATTTGTGGCATCTGCACGCGCCTGCGAACGCGAAGTGA
- a CDS encoding pyridoxamine 5'-phosphate oxidase family protein, producing MTMIATIAQLEAIYGETNEASTVKVADRITPSYRVLIEKSPFAALATSGPEGLDCSPRGDLPGFVRIHDDRTLMMPDRRGNNRVDSLRNIVRDPKVALLFLIPGSGTTLRINGSAQVSVDPDVLASFKVDGKAPRSVIVMTVNEIYFQCARAIVRSDLWNPDKRIDPKTLPTPGQILAEMSENRVGGEEYDRAWPERARQTMW from the coding sequence ATGACGATGATTGCAACCATTGCGCAGCTTGAAGCGATCTACGGAGAGACTAACGAGGCCTCCACCGTCAAGGTCGCCGACCGCATCACGCCGTCCTATCGCGTGCTGATCGAGAAGTCGCCGTTTGCAGCGCTCGCAACAAGCGGGCCGGAGGGACTGGATTGCTCGCCGCGCGGCGATCTGCCGGGTTTTGTTCGAATCCATGACGACAGAACGCTGATGATGCCGGATCGCCGCGGTAACAACCGCGTCGATTCACTGCGCAACATCGTGCGCGATCCGAAGGTCGCGCTGTTGTTTCTGATCCCGGGCTCCGGCACGACGCTGCGCATCAACGGCTCTGCGCAGGTCTCGGTCGATCCGGATGTGCTGGCGTCGTTCAAGGTCGACGGCAAGGCGCCGCGCTCCGTCATCGTCATGACCGTGAACGAGATCTATTTTCAATGCGCGCGTGCCATCGTCCGATCCGACCTGTGGAATCCCGACAAGCGGATCGACCCCAAAACCCTGCCGACGCCGGGCCAGATCCTTGCCGAGATGAGCGAGAACAGGGTCGGCGGCGAGGAATACGACCGCGCCTGGCCGGAACGCGCGCGGCAAACGATGTGGTGA
- the phnN gene encoding phosphonate metabolism protein/1,5-bisphosphokinase (PRPP-forming) PhnN, translated as MTEAPAISDHAKTAIGPGRLILVVGPSGAGKDTLIGLAQSACAEDGTVVFPRRVVTREATASEDNEQVSLEAFQQRRADGGFAVHWEAHGHGYGLPVSIDDEIRAGRTVVVNVSRAVVETMRRVYAHVTVVSITAPSDILAQRLAARARGSDGQIEHRLRRAVDDAAAPDATIINVGSVEYHARQLTRIIRGE; from the coding sequence ATGACCGAAGCTCCAGCCATATCGGATCACGCGAAGACCGCGATCGGGCCAGGCCGGCTGATCCTGGTGGTCGGGCCGAGCGGCGCCGGCAAGGATACGCTGATCGGATTGGCGCAATCAGCATGCGCCGAGGACGGCACCGTCGTCTTTCCGCGCCGCGTGGTGACGCGGGAAGCCACGGCTTCCGAGGACAATGAGCAGGTGAGTCTTGAGGCCTTCCAGCAAAGGCGCGCGGACGGCGGGTTCGCCGTGCATTGGGAAGCCCATGGCCATGGCTATGGTCTGCCCGTCTCCATCGATGACGAGATCCGCGCCGGCCGCACGGTGGTCGTCAACGTATCACGCGCCGTGGTCGAGACGATGCGCCGCGTCTATGCGCATGTCACCGTGGTTTCGATTACGGCGCCCTCCGACATTCTCGCGCAACGCCTGGCCGCGCGGGCGCGCGGCAGCGACGGCCAGATCGAGCACCGGCTTCGCCGCGCCGTCGATGACGCGGCGGCTCCCGATGCCACCATTATCAATGTCGGCAGCGTCGAATACCATGCGCGTCAGCTGACGCGGATCATCAGAGGCGAGTGA
- a CDS encoding alpha-D-ribose 1-methylphosphonate 5-triphosphate diphosphatase, translating into MTSTPSETVIGNARIVLADQVIEHGWIAFAGGCIAGFGEGKVPLGSEDAGGDLIMPGLIELHTDHLEAHYVPRPKVFWDPIAAVVSYDGQLATSGITTVLDSLRVWREDGAEEVDGRAGVMAEAIAAARDANLLRADHFLHLRCEIPMPSVVEEARELIGRPDVRLMSLMDHTPGQRQFRDEGKLRDYYRGKGAGMTDAELDTLFERRFAYQKAYAAGNMREIVALARQYEIPLASHDDTTEENVSDAIRDKVSVAEFPTTLEAARGLHQAGIGILMGAPNVVRGGSHSGNIAAVDLAREGLLDILSSDYIPSSLLMAALQLPQRVPGIDLASAVRTVTKTPAQAVGLPDRGEIVIGKRADLIRVHVARDTPVVRSVWREGHRVA; encoded by the coding sequence ATGACTTCGACACCCTCCGAAACCGTTATCGGCAACGCCAGGATCGTACTGGCGGATCAAGTGATCGAGCACGGCTGGATCGCGTTTGCCGGTGGATGCATTGCAGGATTTGGCGAGGGCAAGGTTCCTCTCGGCAGCGAGGACGCCGGCGGCGATCTGATCATGCCGGGCCTGATCGAATTGCACACCGATCATCTCGAGGCGCATTACGTGCCGCGCCCAAAAGTGTTCTGGGACCCGATCGCTGCCGTCGTCTCCTATGACGGGCAACTCGCCACGTCGGGCATCACGACGGTATTGGATTCGTTGCGGGTCTGGCGCGAGGACGGTGCCGAGGAAGTCGATGGCCGGGCCGGGGTGATGGCGGAAGCGATCGCAGCAGCGCGCGACGCGAACCTCCTGCGCGCTGACCACTTCCTGCATCTGCGCTGCGAAATCCCGATGCCGAGCGTGGTCGAGGAAGCCAGGGAATTGATCGGGCGGCCGGACGTGCGGCTGATGTCGCTGATGGATCACACCCCCGGACAACGCCAGTTCCGCGACGAAGGCAAATTGCGGGATTATTATCGCGGCAAGGGCGCCGGCATGACCGACGCCGAGCTCGACACGCTGTTCGAGCGGCGCTTTGCCTATCAAAAGGCCTATGCCGCGGGCAATATGCGCGAGATCGTCGCGCTCGCACGTCAATACGAGATCCCGCTCGCCAGTCACGACGACACCACCGAGGAGAACGTCAGCGACGCCATCCGCGATAAGGTTTCGGTGGCGGAGTTTCCGACGACGTTAGAGGCCGCGCGCGGCCTGCATCAGGCCGGCATCGGAATTCTCATGGGCGCGCCCAACGTCGTCCGTGGCGGCTCCCATTCCGGCAACATCGCCGCCGTTGATCTCGCCCGCGAGGGGCTGTTGGATATCCTCTCATCCGACTACATCCCCTCGAGCCTGTTGATGGCGGCGCTGCAACTGCCGCAGCGCGTCCCGGGGATCGATCTGGCCTCCGCCGTCCGCACCGTCACCAAGACGCCGGCGCAAGCGGTCGGCCTGCCGGACCGCGGCGAGATCGTCATCGGCAAGCGCGCCGATCTCATTCGCGTGCATGTGGCGCGCGATACGCCGGTGGTGCGCAGCGTCTGGCGCGAAGGACATCGCGTGGCATGA
- the phnL gene encoding phosphonate C-P lyase system protein PhnL, whose translation MTAMIEIENAEKTFTMHLQGGVQLPVVRGVSFEVKAGECVVLSGPSGAGKSSILKMIFGNYRCDGGRIGVRHDGALIDLANAEPRQILSVRRATTGYVSQFLRAVPRVATIDVVAEPLIANGTPRPLAREKAGQLLRRLNIPERLWALPPSTFSGGEQQRVNIARGFISDLPILLLDEPTASLDAANRTVVVDLIGEKKRARVAMVAIVHDDEIRHLIADRIVDVTSFAAAA comes from the coding sequence ATGACCGCGATGATCGAAATTGAAAACGCCGAAAAGACTTTTACGATGCATCTGCAGGGCGGCGTGCAGCTTCCCGTGGTGCGCGGCGTTTCCTTTGAGGTCAAGGCCGGCGAATGCGTGGTGCTGTCGGGTCCCTCCGGCGCCGGTAAATCCTCGATCCTGAAAATGATCTTTGGCAATTACCGCTGCGATGGCGGCCGGATCGGCGTCCGTCACGATGGCGCACTGATCGATCTCGCCAACGCCGAGCCGCGCCAGATTCTCAGCGTGCGCCGCGCCACGACAGGCTATGTCAGCCAGTTTTTGCGCGCGGTGCCACGGGTCGCAACCATTGACGTGGTGGCCGAGCCCTTGATCGCCAACGGGACGCCGCGACCTTTGGCGCGGGAAAAAGCCGGACAGTTGCTGCGCCGCCTCAACATTCCCGAGCGGCTCTGGGCCCTGCCGCCTTCGACCTTTTCCGGCGGCGAGCAGCAGCGCGTCAATATCGCGCGCGGCTTTATCTCCGACCTGCCGATCCTTTTGCTCGATGAGCCAACGGCCTCGCTCGATGCCGCCAATCGCACTGTGGTGGTCGATCTGATCGGTGAAAAGAAGCGCGCTCGTGTTGCCATGGTCGCCATCGTCCATGACGATGAGATCCGGCACCTGATCGCCGACCGGATCGTCGACGTGACATCATTCGCCGCTGCGGCTTGA
- the phnK gene encoding phosphonate C-P lyase system protein PhnK has protein sequence MADHDSDQPLLVAEGLTKTYGRLTACRDVSFALYPGEVLAIVGESGSGKTTLLQLLSAQLAPSAGRVSYRMRDGVLRDLAGLGEAERRFLFRTDWGYVHQDPALGLRMAVSAGANVGERLMAVGWNHYGNIRNTASSWLERVEIDTERIDDAPRTYSGGMRQRLQIARNLVTEPRLVFMDEPTGGLDVSVQARLLDLMRNLVSELDLAAIVVTHDLAVARLLSHRVMVMKGGRVIETGLTDQVLDDPREPYTQLLVSSILPA, from the coding sequence ATGGCTGACCATGACAGCGACCAGCCGCTGTTGGTCGCGGAGGGACTGACAAAAACCTATGGCCGGCTGACCGCCTGCCGAGACGTTTCCTTTGCGCTTTATCCCGGCGAAGTGCTGGCGATCGTCGGCGAGTCCGGCTCCGGCAAAACCACGCTGCTGCAATTATTGTCGGCGCAGCTCGCGCCGAGCGCGGGGCGCGTGTCCTATCGCATGCGCGACGGGGTATTGCGCGACCTCGCTGGCCTCGGCGAGGCTGAGCGGCGGTTTCTGTTTCGTACCGACTGGGGCTATGTGCACCAGGATCCCGCGCTGGGCTTGCGGATGGCGGTGTCGGCCGGCGCCAATGTCGGCGAGCGATTGATGGCGGTCGGCTGGAACCACTATGGCAATATCCGCAACACGGCATCGTCCTGGCTGGAGCGCGTCGAGATCGATACGGAGCGCATCGACGACGCGCCGCGGACCTATTCCGGCGGCATGCGGCAGCGGCTGCAGATCGCGCGCAATCTCGTCACCGAGCCGCGGCTGGTGTTCATGGATGAACCGACCGGCGGGCTCGACGTCTCGGTGCAGGCGCGGCTGCTCGATTTGATGCGCAATTTGGTGAGCGAATTAGATCTTGCCGCCATCGTCGTCACCCATGATCTCGCGGTGGCGCGGCTGTTGTCGCACCGGGTGATGGTGATGAAAGGCGGCCGGGTGATCGAAACAGGGCTGACCGATCAGGTGCTCGATGATCCCCGCGAGCCCTATACCCAATTGCTCGTCTCCTCGATTTTGCCGGCATGA
- a CDS encoding alpha-D-ribose 1-methylphosphonate 5-phosphate C-P-lyase PhnJ has protein sequence MNAPAYNFAYLDEQTKRMIRRAILKAIAIPGYQVPFASREMPMPYGWGTGGVQVTAAILGPSDVLKVIDQGSDDTTNAISIRKFFAKTADVATTTSTADATVIQTRHRIPEAPLHAGQVLVYQVPIPEPLRFLEPRETETRRMHALGEYGLMHVKLYEDIARFGHIATSYAYPVKVNARYVMDPSPTPKFDNPKMDNCPALQLFGAGREKRIYAIPPHTSVVSLDFEDHPFTRYRFDAPCALCGADDSYLDEIVTDDQGGRMFVCSDTDFCESRQASGHRGTENAAPHKERAHG, from the coding sequence ATGAACGCGCCGGCCTACAATTTCGCCTATCTCGACGAACAGACAAAACGGATGATCCGCCGCGCCATCCTGAAGGCGATCGCGATCCCGGGTTATCAGGTGCCGTTCGCGAGCCGCGAGATGCCGATGCCCTATGGCTGGGGCACCGGCGGCGTGCAGGTGACCGCGGCGATCCTCGGGCCATCAGACGTGCTGAAGGTGATCGACCAGGGTTCCGACGACACCACGAATGCGATCTCGATCCGCAAGTTTTTTGCCAAGACCGCTGATGTCGCGACCACAACATCAACGGCCGACGCCACCGTGATCCAGACCCGGCACCGGATTCCCGAAGCGCCGCTGCATGCCGGACAAGTGCTGGTCTATCAGGTGCCGATCCCCGAACCTCTGCGCTTCCTCGAGCCGCGCGAGACCGAAACGCGGCGCATGCATGCGCTCGGCGAATACGGGCTGATGCATGTCAAGCTCTACGAGGATATCGCGCGCTTCGGGCATATCGCGACTTCCTATGCCTATCCGGTGAAGGTCAACGCGCGCTACGTGATGGACCCGTCGCCGACACCGAAATTCGACAATCCGAAAATGGACAATTGTCCGGCGCTGCAATTGTTCGGCGCCGGCCGCGAAAAGCGCATCTATGCGATACCGCCGCATACCTCGGTAGTATCGCTCGACTTCGAGGATCATCCATTCACCCGCTACCGCTTCGACGCGCCGTGCGCGCTGTGCGGGGCGGATGATTCCTATCTCGATGAAATCGTCACCGACGACCAGGGCGGCCGGATGTTCGTCTGCTCCGACACGGATTTTTGCGAGAGCCGCCAGGCCTCCGGTCATCGCGGCACGGAAAACGCGGCGCCGCACAAGGAGAGGGCGCATGGCTGA
- a CDS encoding carbon-phosphorus lyase complex subunit PhnI codes for MYVAVKGGERAIENAHRLLAHERRGDREVPEVSLDQISGQLSLAVDRVMAEGSLYDRELAALAIKQARGDMIEAIFLVRAFRATLPRFGATEPVDTGKMELRRRISSTFKDIPGGQILGPTFDYTHRLLDPQLSEGFDPEPPATSDASAVATPRVTDILGRDGLIESSPQADADSPVGDLTREPLSFPADRDLRLQNLARADEGFLLALGYSSQRGYGRNHPFAGEIRLGEVEVEFFAEDVGFAVPLGPITLTECQMVNQFKGSATEAPCFTRGYGLAFGQSERKTMSMALVDRALRARELGDETIAPAQDEEFVMSHSDNVQATGFVEHLKLPHYVDFQSELGLLRKLRKEFAEAEASPPLQEAAE; via the coding sequence ATGTATGTCGCCGTCAAGGGAGGCGAGCGCGCCATCGAGAACGCCCATCGCCTCTTGGCGCATGAGCGGCGCGGCGATCGCGAGGTTCCCGAAGTCTCGCTGGACCAGATTTCCGGACAGCTCAGCCTCGCGGTCGATCGTGTGATGGCCGAAGGCTCGCTCTATGATCGCGAACTGGCAGCGCTTGCGATAAAGCAGGCGCGCGGCGACATGATCGAGGCGATCTTCCTGGTGCGGGCGTTCCGCGCCACCTTGCCGCGGTTCGGCGCCACCGAGCCGGTGGATACCGGCAAGATGGAGTTGCGCCGCCGGATTTCCTCGACATTCAAGGACATTCCGGGCGGCCAGATCCTCGGGCCCACGTTCGATTACACCCATCGGCTGCTCGATCCGCAGCTCTCCGAGGGGTTCGATCCCGAACCGCCCGCGACATCGGACGCATCGGCCGTGGCGACGCCGCGCGTCACCGACATTTTGGGCCGCGACGGCCTGATCGAATCTTCGCCACAGGCGGATGCGGATTCGCCGGTCGGCGATCTCACCCGCGAGCCGCTCAGTTTTCCGGCCGACCGCGATCTGCGGCTGCAGAATCTCGCCCGCGCCGATGAGGGGTTCTTGCTCGCGCTCGGCTACTCGTCGCAGCGCGGCTATGGCCGCAACCATCCGTTCGCCGGCGAAATTCGCCTCGGCGAAGTCGAGGTGGAATTTTTCGCCGAAGACGTCGGTTTTGCGGTGCCGCTCGGTCCGATCACCTTGACCGAGTGCCAGATGGTCAATCAGTTCAAGGGCTCGGCGACGGAAGCACCGTGCTTTACCCGCGGCTATGGTCTCGCCTTCGGGCAGAGCGAGCGCAAGACCATGTCGATGGCGCTGGTGGATCGGGCGCTCCGCGCCCGCGAACTCGGGGACGAGACGATCGCGCCCGCCCAGGACGAGGAATTCGTAATGTCGCATTCCGACAATGTGCAGGCGACCGGCTTTGTCGAGCATCTGAAACTGCCGCATTATGTCGACTTTCAGTCGGAGCTTGGTTTGCTACGAAAACTCCGCAAGGAGTTTGCCGAAGCGGAAGCGTCGCCGCCCCTTCAGGAGGCCGCCGAATGA